One genomic window of Caenorhabditis elegans chromosome I includes the following:
- the fhod-1 gene encoding Formin HOmology Domain (Product from WormBase gene class fhod;~Confirmed by transcript evidence) translates to MRSHCSPATASYAPPVVKSRGLRTYDIDVGGSAPRASSLRATPIDLDFPVIQKSSIAFAKPTTISTLEPTSFAKPYIPSGYLSSSVKTANQEVFAKPYIPSTSSECFAKPYSNLKSSEELTKPYEPSTVSAKPYISSSEASSTKPYSSSFFSKPKEPEVKVQPSSSMFSRKMFTPSTSSAPKPYEPSTSSTFQFPEIKPKWYTSPVAEPLIRPYNSKPIDTPVSYKPSTTKAYVSPFRESEVPPISSLSTHVSDESLARNASILSVSNELPLIVKPLRRNFSEQRRTTLVEPPAIPMPSESFCSSLPRNFHRPTVLHCAAPVVIGTDTSEAIPFIDEDPPPSSLPAVPSQSSYIAPPTIKPSVQSNSSLHRREDSGYRSMENIRKMSIPEAAQPVVAMITPYTSKEPTSSKVESQDSVEDFHEDPFDWGDEYLNSGAKRRCSLVLRTQTSLRVKTIIDKLLNCSGRDQRRALFSLKQIFQDDQDLVHEFVQNQGLDCMIRLGRTADQNHQNYILRALGQLMLYVDGMNGIIAHNGTIQWLYELLDSPFRLVVKTALKLLLVFIEYNDNNALLVLTAIQTVDKSKGQADWSGLMKVLTEKDSPDAETLVYGMTVVNKALHGIPDRDTYYDAVDTLDTLGMEDAIKSMSRSNNKELEEQCRLYERELKEEDERGDNDEDVVKMRSSADTFKNQSRRSSQGSHDSAITMGSEEDGSRCSPDRDKQTPSPAPSSHIIPSSPLIPPTPSACNTLERRSRAFEHEMPEDRETALEKLNRSLHNRREMEKQKAEEARRKEAERIEEIERMRQQAEERRRREREEEERRKREEEEAEKQRKREEREVRFSKNDISPTTSSGVADDKKATMRRRHDEARRRQLEHEQFTANRTLFNKIDIGAAPRIPSPVSPTVSSWQPPVREDIQPTTSTATNNNDIGSIRSKNIPAPIQLVQENQENEIPKETDESESSKSVKAPPPSFPTLFSPTESKTMDFSEVAPQEPEPEKVAPPPPRAKIEDTGSGNSFADMLQKRAARSAEANRGTFEKKESEAEMQWKKAAENLEKRPLIINDLDFSQFHGVEYQQDPLQLARMAKMKEMAENGMRGGPVGVGVPPPPPPPSAIPLPPRLQGGIPPPPPLGIIPPPPPPGNLLMNGINRGDISPAANKGVLKLHWKPATVEQPDGIPSLKQKGSFWNTVDGAVPTFDAKKIVQLFETKKEKEAPVKKVAETKTQTLSVLPLKRSQAINIGLTKLPPINVIPAAIMKFDSLVLNKDGIEKILKTMMPSPKEIEEIEIKAAENPEMTLGNAEQLLLKLSQIPCLLERLRLWLFTLDYKNSEKDIAEPLMDMQLAMKEMEESRTFKVAMGMLLAIGNSLSGTDIKGFYLDYLTKASEVKDPVYKHTLTYHLAEYMVEHFSEGTDLYSEFGAVARSARVDYKELLDNLIRLEKDCKSSWECLATISKNDNSNMKQKINDYLADVAQRIHQLKAIYTVTKNRWHSFLLYFGYSVDEIPNQTPNDVFKMVTEFSLEYRTTRDKILQQRKRLAEKRERNKTRGKIWALEGSSAEGGAGDAAPLRRRNHGPGTVAPVQNSQQRHDDMSKMLASMADDNNSLRRRPAGSNGVNGRNFGGSVKDLVDTESPEDEILNGLVKAATLQTDPRDQRRRARQFNRKSLRRTRTLKMVDGQLETNY, encoded by the exons ATGCGGTCGCATTGTAGTCCGGCGACCGCATCTTATGCTCCACCAGTTGTCAAATCTCGAGGACTCCGAACTTATGATATCGATGTAGGAGGTTCAGCTCCTCGAGCTTCTTCTCTTCGTGCAACACCAATTGATCTAGATTTTCCTGTGATACAAAAGAGCAGCATAGCCTTTGCAAAGCCAACCACAATTTCTACACTGGAACCTACATCTTTTGCAAAACCGTATATACCGAGTGGTTATTTGAGTAGCTCAGTAAAAACGGCAAATCAAGAAGTTTTTGCAAAGCCCTACATACCTTCAACATCTTCAGAATGTTTTGCAAAGCCATATAGTAATCTAAAATCTTCTGAAGAATTGACGAAACCATATGAACCCTCAACAGTCTCTGCAAAACCATATATCTCATCATCAGAAGCTTCTTCTACAAAACCATACTCTTCAAGTTTCTTTTCTAAGCCAAAAGAGCCCGAAGTGAAGGTTCAGCCTTCGAGTAGtatgttttcaagaaaaatgttcacaCCTTCGACATCAAGTGCACCAAAACCGTACGAGCCCTCCACGTCTTCTACATTTCAATTTCCGgaaatcaaaccaaaatggtaCACTTCACCAGTGGCGGAACCGTTAATAAGGCCATACAATTCAAAACCAATTGACACTCCAGTTAGCTATAAACCATCCACAACAAAAGCGTACGTTAGTCCATTCCGTGAGTCGGAAGTACCGCCCATTTCCAGTCTATCGACCCATGTGTCGGATGAATCACTGGCCAGGAATGCGAGTATACTATCGGTTTCCAATGAGCTTCCACTCATCGTCAAACCTCTTCGTCGTAACTTTTCGGAGCAAAGACGGACAACATTAGTGGAGCCACCTGCTATACCAATGCCATCGGAGTCATTTTGTAGTTCTCTACCAAGAAACTTTCATCGGCCAACTGTGCTACACTGTGCAGCTCCAGTTGTCATTGGAACGGATACATCGGAAGCAATTCCATTCATTGATGAAGATCCACCACCATCATCTCTTCCAGCTGTACCATCTCAATCTTCATATATTGCACCTCCAACAATCAAACCATCAGTCCAATCAAATTCTTCTCTCCATCGTAGAGAAGACAGTGGCTATCGTTCGAtggaaaatattcgaaaaatgagTATTCCTGAAGCAGCACAACCTGTGGTTGCGATGATAACACCATACACTTCAAAAGAACCAACTTCCTCGAAAGTTGAATCACAAGATTCAGTAGAAGATTTTCATGAAGATCCATTTGATTGGGGAgatgaatatttaaattctgGGGCAAA aagaagATGCAGCTTGGTACTTCGAACACAAACTTCATTACGCGTCAAAACTATAATTG ataagcTTCTGAATTGTTCTGGACGTGATCAACGACGCGCATTATTCTCCCTCAAACAGATATTCCAG gatGACCAAGATCTTGTTCACGAGTTTGTTCAAAATCAAGGTCTCGATTGCATGATTCGATTGGGTCGAACTGCTGATCAAAACCATCAGAATTATATTCTACGAGCTCTTGGACAATTGATGCTCTATGTGGATGGAATGAATGGAATAATTGCACATAATGGAACCATTCAGTGGCTCTACGAGCTTCTCGATTCACCA TTCCGACTTGTTGTAAAAACAGCTCTTAAACTACTTCTTGTGTTTATCGAATACAATGACAACAATGCATTACTGGTGCTCACAGCCATTCAAACCGTTGACAAGTCGAAGGGACAAGCTGATTGGTCTGGACTTATGAAGGTGCTGACTGAAAAAGACTCACCAGATGCTGAAACTCTTGTCTACGGAATGACAGTTGTTAATAAGGCTCTGCATGGGATTCCAGACAga GACACGTACTACGACGCAGTAGATACACTAGATACACTGGGTATGGAGGATGCTATAAAAAGTATGAGCAGATCGAACAACAAGGAGCTCGAGGAGCAATGCCGGTTGTACGAAAGGGAAttgaaagaagaagatgaacgAGGGGATAATGATGAAGATGTTGTCAAGATGAG ATCTTCCGCTGACACATTCAAGAATCAATCCCGACGATCGAGTCAAGGATCTCATGATTCCGCAATCACAATGGGAAGTGAAGAAGATGGATCAAGATGCAGTCCTGATAGGGATAAACAGACGCCTTCTCCAGCACCTTCTTCACATATTATACCATCTTCTCCACTTATCCCTCCAACTCCAAGTGCATGTAATACACTTGAGAGAAGATCCCGAGCATTTGAACATGAAATGCCAGAAGATCGGGAAACGgcgttggaaaaattgaataggtCACTCCATAATCGGAGGGAAATGGAGAAGCAGAAAGCTGAAGAAGCTAGACGAAAAGAGGCAGAGAGAATCGAGGAAATCGAGAGAATGAGGCAACAGGCAGAAGAGAGAAGACGTAGAGAAAGAGAAGAGGaagagagaagaaaaagagaagaagaggaggcagagaaacagagaaaacGAGAGGAACGAGAAGTCAG ATTCTCAAAGAACGATATTTCTCCAACAACATCTTCTGGAGTAGCAGATGACAAGAAGGCGACGATGAGGCGACGACATGATGAAGCACGCCGTCGGCAATTGGAACATGAACAATTCACAGCGAATAGGACGTTGTTTAACAAAAT tgataTTGGAGCCGCTCCACGAATTCCATCCCCAGTTTCCCCAACAGTTTCTTCATGGCAACCACCAGTCAGGGAGGATATTCAACCG ACTACATCTACTGCAACTAATAACAACGATATCGGGTCTATTCGCAGCAAAAATATTCCGGCGCCGATTCAGTTGGTTCAGGAAAATCAAGAGAACGAGATTCCGAAAGAAACCGACGAGAGTGAAAGTTCGAAatcg GTAAAAGCTCCACCTCCATCATTTCCTACTTTATTCTCCCCTACCGAATCAAAAACAATGGACTTCTCAGAAGTTGCACCTCAAGAGCCTGAACCAGAAAAAGTGGCACCACCGCCTCCGAGAGCAAAG attgaagaCACTGGAAGTGGCAACAGTTTTGCTGATATGCTCCAAAAACGAGCCGCCCGTTCAGCAGAGGCGAACCGtggaacttttgaaaagaaagaatCCGAAGCAGAAATGCAATGGAAGAAAGCGGcggaaaatcttgaaaagaGACCGCTAATCATCAATGATCTTGATTTTTCGCAATTCCACGGAGTTGAATATCAACAGGATCCATTGCAGTTGGCGAGAATGgcaaaaatgaaggaaatggCGGAGAATGGAATGCGTGGAGGTCCTGTTGGTGTTGGtgttccaccaccacctccaccaccatCTGCTATTCCATTACCACCAAGAT TGCAAGGAGGAAtcccaccaccacctccacttGGCATCATtcctccacctcctcctcctGGCAATTTGCTTATGAACGGTATAAATCGAGGAGATATCAGTCCAGCAGCCAACAAAGGAGTTCTGAAATTACATTGGAAACCAGCGACAGTTGAACAACCGGATGGAATTCCatcattaaaacaaaaaggaaGCTTCTGGAATACGGTCGATGGAGCTGTTCCAACATTTGATGCTAAGAAGATTGTACAGTTGTTTGAGacgaaaaaggagaaggaagCACCGGTCAAG aaagtagcCGAAACTAAAACTCAAACTCTATCTGTTCTTCCTCTGAAAAGATCGCAAGCCATCAACATTGGTCTAACTAAATTGCCACCGATCAACGTCATCCCTGCagcaattatgaaatttgactcTTTGGTTTTGAACAAGGACggaatcgaaaaaattctgaaaacaatgATGCCGTCACcgaaagaaattgaagaaattgagaTCAAGGCAGCAGAGAATCCAGAGATGACGTTGGGAAATGCTGAACAACTTCTTTTGAAGCTTTCACAGATTCCATGTCTTCTTGAGAGACTTCGTCTTTGGCTATTCACCTTGGATTataaaaactctgaaaagGATATTGCTGAGCCCCTTATGGATATGCAATTGGCAATGAAAGAAATGGAAGAATCACGAACATTCAAAGTTGCGATGGGAATGCTTTTGGCCATTGGAAACTCTTTATCAGGAACTGATATTAAGGGTTTCTATCTGGATTATTTAACAAAAGCATCAGAAGTAAAGGATCCAGTCTACAAGCATACTTTGACATATCACTTGGCTGAATATATGGTTGAACACTTCTCAGAGGGTACTGATTTGTACAGTGAATTTGGAGCAGTTGCCAGAAGTGCTCGAGTTGATTACAAAGAGCTTCTTGATAATTTGATTCGCCTCGAGAAAGACTGCAAGAGCTCATGGGAATGTTTGGCAACAATCAGTAAAAATGATAACTCAAATAtgaagcaaaaaatcaatgattaTCTGGCAGATGTTGCTCAACGAATTCATCAGTTAAAGGCAATCTATACAGTCACAAAGAACAGATGGCACTCTTTCCTTTTGTATTTTGGATATTCAGTTGATGAAATTCCAAATCAGACACCAAATGACGTGTTCAAAATGGTAACCGAATTCTCGTTGGAATACCGTACCACACGAGATAAGATTCTACAACAACGTAAGCGGTTGGCAGAGAAGAGAGAACGCAATAAGACACGTGGAAAGATATGGGCTCTTGAGGGTAGCTCGGCAGAGGGTGGAGCCGGAGATGCAGCACCTCTGCGACGAAGAAATCATGGTCCAGGAACTGTAGCGCCTGTTCAAAACTCTCAACAAAGACACGACGATATGTCGAAAATGTTGGCTTCAATGGCAGATGACAACAATTCTTTGAGAAGAAGACCAGCTGGATCCAATGGAGTCAATGGGCGCAACTTTGGTGGAAGTGTTAAAG aCCTGGTGGACACTGAATCTCCAGAAGATGAGATTTTGAATGGATTGGTTAAAGCCGCAACATTGCAGACTGATCCAAGAGATCAACGACGTAGAGCTAGACAGTTTAATCGAAAATCTC ttcGCCGTACACGTACCCTCAAAATGGTTGATGGACAGCTCGAAACAAACTACTAG
- the fhod-1 gene encoding FH1/FH2 domain-containing protein 3-like (Confirmed by transcript evidence), which produces MDDDDTFTCRIQYINDADPFATTSSSYLEPMRPVTFKFRLHECISDQLQDVIRTLRAPHKAGDSSLQVYRGLEGGGGELHTYLDNDMTLTDQQEELDILKADTRRCSLVLRTQTSLRVKTIIDKLLNCSGRDQRRALFSLKQIFQDDQDLVHEFVQNQGLDCMIRLGRTADQNHQNYILRALGQLMLYVDGMNGIIAHNGTIQWLYELLDSPFRLVVKTALKLLLVFIEYNDNNALLVLTAIQTVDKSKGQADWSGLMKVLTEKDSPDAETLVYGMTVVNKALHGIPDRDTYYDAVDTLDTLGMEDAIKSMSRSNNKELEEQCRLYERELKEEDERGDNDEDVVKMRSSADTFKNQSRRSSQGSHDSAITMGSEEDGSRCSPDRDKQTPSPAPSSHIIPSSPLIPPTPSACNTLERRSRAFEHEMPEDRETALEKLNRSLHNRREMEKQKAEEARRKEAERIEEIERMRQQAEERRRREREEEERRKREEEEAEKQRKREEREVRFSKNDISPTTSSGVADDKKATMRRRHDEARRRQLEHEQFTANRTLFNKIDIGAAPRIPSPVSPTVSSWQPPVREDIQPTTSTATNNNDIGSIRSKNIPAPIQLVQENQENEIPKETDESESSKSVKAPPPSFPTLFSPTESKTMDFSEVAPQEPEPEKVAPPPPRAKIEDTGSGNSFADMLQKRAARSAEANRGTFEKKESEAEMQWKKAAENLEKRPLIINDLDFSQFHGVEYQQDPLQLARMAKMKEMAENGMRGGPVGVGVPPPPPPPSAIPLPPRLQGGIPPPPPLGIIPPPPPPGNLLMNGINRGDISPAANKGVLKLHWKPATVEQPDGIPSLKQKGSFWNTVDGAVPTFDAKKIVQLFETKKEKEAPVKKVAETKTQTLSVLPLKRSQAINIGLTKLPPINVIPAAIMKFDSLVLNKDGIEKILKTMMPSPKEIEEIEIKAAENPEMTLGNAEQLLLKLSQIPCLLERLRLWLFTLDYKNSEKDIAEPLMDMQLAMKEMEESRTFKVAMGMLLAIGNSLSGTDIKGFYLDYLTKASEVKDPVYKHTLTYHLAEYMVEHFSEGTDLYSEFGAVARSARVDYKELLDNLIRLEKDCKSSWECLATISKNDNSNMKQKINDYLADVAQRIHQLKAIYTVTKNRWHSFLLYFGYSVDEIPNQTPNDVFKMVTEFSLEYRTTRDKILQQRKRLAEKRERNKTRGKIWALEGSSAEGGAGDAAPLRRRNHGPGTVAPVQNSQQRHDDMSKMLASMADDNNSLRRRPAGSNGVNGRNFGGSVKDLVDTESPEDEILNGLVKAATLQTDPRDQRRRARQFNRKSLRRTRTLKMVDGQLETNY; this is translated from the exons atggaCGACGACGACACATTCACCTGTCGAATACAGTATATCAACGATGCGGATCCATTTGCAACAACTTCATCTTCATATCTAGAACCAATGAGACCAGttactttcaaatttagacTACACGAGTGTATAA GCGACCAACTACAAGATGTGATCCGAACTCTTCGAGCCCCACACAAAGCCGGTGACTCTTCCCTTCAAGTATATCGTGGACTGGAAGGTGGTGGTGGAGAGCTGCATACTTATTTGGATAATGATATGACACTAACAGATCAACAGGAAGAGCTCGATATTCTGAAAGCAGACAC aagaagATGCAGCTTGGTACTTCGAACACAAACTTCATTACGCGTCAAAACTATAATTG ataagcTTCTGAATTGTTCTGGACGTGATCAACGACGCGCATTATTCTCCCTCAAACAGATATTCCAG gatGACCAAGATCTTGTTCACGAGTTTGTTCAAAATCAAGGTCTCGATTGCATGATTCGATTGGGTCGAACTGCTGATCAAAACCATCAGAATTATATTCTACGAGCTCTTGGACAATTGATGCTCTATGTGGATGGAATGAATGGAATAATTGCACATAATGGAACCATTCAGTGGCTCTACGAGCTTCTCGATTCACCA TTCCGACTTGTTGTAAAAACAGCTCTTAAACTACTTCTTGTGTTTATCGAATACAATGACAACAATGCATTACTGGTGCTCACAGCCATTCAAACCGTTGACAAGTCGAAGGGACAAGCTGATTGGTCTGGACTTATGAAGGTGCTGACTGAAAAAGACTCACCAGATGCTGAAACTCTTGTCTACGGAATGACAGTTGTTAATAAGGCTCTGCATGGGATTCCAGACAga GACACGTACTACGACGCAGTAGATACACTAGATACACTGGGTATGGAGGATGCTATAAAAAGTATGAGCAGATCGAACAACAAGGAGCTCGAGGAGCAATGCCGGTTGTACGAAAGGGAAttgaaagaagaagatgaacgAGGGGATAATGATGAAGATGTTGTCAAGATGAG ATCTTCCGCTGACACATTCAAGAATCAATCCCGACGATCGAGTCAAGGATCTCATGATTCCGCAATCACAATGGGAAGTGAAGAAGATGGATCAAGATGCAGTCCTGATAGGGATAAACAGACGCCTTCTCCAGCACCTTCTTCACATATTATACCATCTTCTCCACTTATCCCTCCAACTCCAAGTGCATGTAATACACTTGAGAGAAGATCCCGAGCATTTGAACATGAAATGCCAGAAGATCGGGAAACGgcgttggaaaaattgaataggtCACTCCATAATCGGAGGGAAATGGAGAAGCAGAAAGCTGAAGAAGCTAGACGAAAAGAGGCAGAGAGAATCGAGGAAATCGAGAGAATGAGGCAACAGGCAGAAGAGAGAAGACGTAGAGAAAGAGAAGAGGaagagagaagaaaaagagaagaagaggaggcagagaaacagagaaaacGAGAGGAACGAGAAGTCAG ATTCTCAAAGAACGATATTTCTCCAACAACATCTTCTGGAGTAGCAGATGACAAGAAGGCGACGATGAGGCGACGACATGATGAAGCACGCCGTCGGCAATTGGAACATGAACAATTCACAGCGAATAGGACGTTGTTTAACAAAAT tgataTTGGAGCCGCTCCACGAATTCCATCCCCAGTTTCCCCAACAGTTTCTTCATGGCAACCACCAGTCAGGGAGGATATTCAACCG ACTACATCTACTGCAACTAATAACAACGATATCGGGTCTATTCGCAGCAAAAATATTCCGGCGCCGATTCAGTTGGTTCAGGAAAATCAAGAGAACGAGATTCCGAAAGAAACCGACGAGAGTGAAAGTTCGAAatcg GTAAAAGCTCCACCTCCATCATTTCCTACTTTATTCTCCCCTACCGAATCAAAAACAATGGACTTCTCAGAAGTTGCACCTCAAGAGCCTGAACCAGAAAAAGTGGCACCACCGCCTCCGAGAGCAAAG attgaagaCACTGGAAGTGGCAACAGTTTTGCTGATATGCTCCAAAAACGAGCCGCCCGTTCAGCAGAGGCGAACCGtggaacttttgaaaagaaagaatCCGAAGCAGAAATGCAATGGAAGAAAGCGGcggaaaatcttgaaaagaGACCGCTAATCATCAATGATCTTGATTTTTCGCAATTCCACGGAGTTGAATATCAACAGGATCCATTGCAGTTGGCGAGAATGgcaaaaatgaaggaaatggCGGAGAATGGAATGCGTGGAGGTCCTGTTGGTGTTGGtgttccaccaccacctccaccaccatCTGCTATTCCATTACCACCAAGAT TGCAAGGAGGAAtcccaccaccacctccacttGGCATCATtcctccacctcctcctcctGGCAATTTGCTTATGAACGGTATAAATCGAGGAGATATCAGTCCAGCAGCCAACAAAGGAGTTCTGAAATTACATTGGAAACCAGCGACAGTTGAACAACCGGATGGAATTCCatcattaaaacaaaaaggaaGCTTCTGGAATACGGTCGATGGAGCTGTTCCAACATTTGATGCTAAGAAGATTGTACAGTTGTTTGAGacgaaaaaggagaaggaagCACCGGTCAAG aaagtagcCGAAACTAAAACTCAAACTCTATCTGTTCTTCCTCTGAAAAGATCGCAAGCCATCAACATTGGTCTAACTAAATTGCCACCGATCAACGTCATCCCTGCagcaattatgaaatttgactcTTTGGTTTTGAACAAGGACggaatcgaaaaaattctgaaaacaatgATGCCGTCACcgaaagaaattgaagaaattgagaTCAAGGCAGCAGAGAATCCAGAGATGACGTTGGGAAATGCTGAACAACTTCTTTTGAAGCTTTCACAGATTCCATGTCTTCTTGAGAGACTTCGTCTTTGGCTATTCACCTTGGATTataaaaactctgaaaagGATATTGCTGAGCCCCTTATGGATATGCAATTGGCAATGAAAGAAATGGAAGAATCACGAACATTCAAAGTTGCGATGGGAATGCTTTTGGCCATTGGAAACTCTTTATCAGGAACTGATATTAAGGGTTTCTATCTGGATTATTTAACAAAAGCATCAGAAGTAAAGGATCCAGTCTACAAGCATACTTTGACATATCACTTGGCTGAATATATGGTTGAACACTTCTCAGAGGGTACTGATTTGTACAGTGAATTTGGAGCAGTTGCCAGAAGTGCTCGAGTTGATTACAAAGAGCTTCTTGATAATTTGATTCGCCTCGAGAAAGACTGCAAGAGCTCATGGGAATGTTTGGCAACAATCAGTAAAAATGATAACTCAAATAtgaagcaaaaaatcaatgattaTCTGGCAGATGTTGCTCAACGAATTCATCAGTTAAAGGCAATCTATACAGTCACAAAGAACAGATGGCACTCTTTCCTTTTGTATTTTGGATATTCAGTTGATGAAATTCCAAATCAGACACCAAATGACGTGTTCAAAATGGTAACCGAATTCTCGTTGGAATACCGTACCACACGAGATAAGATTCTACAACAACGTAAGCGGTTGGCAGAGAAGAGAGAACGCAATAAGACACGTGGAAAGATATGGGCTCTTGAGGGTAGCTCGGCAGAGGGTGGAGCCGGAGATGCAGCACCTCTGCGACGAAGAAATCATGGTCCAGGAACTGTAGCGCCTGTTCAAAACTCTCAACAAAGACACGACGATATGTCGAAAATGTTGGCTTCAATGGCAGATGACAACAATTCTTTGAGAAGAAGACCAGCTGGATCCAATGGAGTCAATGGGCGCAACTTTGGTGGAAGTGTTAAAG aCCTGGTGGACACTGAATCTCCAGAAGATGAGATTTTGAATGGATTGGTTAAAGCCGCAACATTGCAGACTGATCCAAGAGATCAACGACGTAGAGCTAGACAGTTTAATCGAAAATCTC ttcGCCGTACACGTACCCTCAAAATGGTTGATGGACAGCTCGAAACAAACTACTAG